A genomic window from Arvicola amphibius chromosome 5, mArvAmp1.2, whole genome shotgun sequence includes:
- the Siglec1 gene encoding sialoadhesin isoform X4: MCVLFPLLLLASVFSAGQTTWGVSSPKDVQGLKGSCLLIPCIFSFPASVEVPDGITAIWYYDYSGKRQVVSHSRDPTQVEERFRGRAELMGNMDHKVCNLLLKDLQLEDSGNYNFRFEISDVNRWSDVRGTKVTVTKDPSAPTITTPKELREGMEANLNCSTPYMCLQEKASLRWEGQDPSHSVILSHQSLEPTGVSHQETLHMPLSWQDHGRALRCRFSLARLSSQKEVYLQVQHAPKGVEILLSSSGKNILPGDLVTLTCQVNSSYPDVSSVLWTKDGESLPAGGRVLRLSSAAWNDSGVYTCQATNNVGSMVSPPVSLHVFMVEVKMSPAGPILENETVTLVCTSPKEAPQELRYSWYKNNILLEDAHSPTLHLPAVTRANTGFYFCEVQNTQGRERSGPVSVVVRYPPLAPVLTTFLETQAGLVGIFHCSVVSEPLATLVLSHGGLTLASSSGENDFNPRFSISSTPNSLRLEIRDLQPTDSGDYACAATNSLGSATSSLHFHANVARLLISPSAQVVEGQAVTLSCRSGLSPASDTRFSWYLNGALLLQGSSSDLLLPAASSTDAGSYYCVAQTGPSTSGPSQPAVLTVLYPPRKPTFTARLDLDTSGVGATRRGLLLCHVDSDPPARLQLLHKGHVVATSLPSRCGSRSSRTKVRRASNSLRVEIQNPGLEDEGVYLCEASNTLGNSSASATFDAKATVLVISPSDTLHEGTEGNLTCNVSQEVSVSPANFSWFRNGVLWTEGPLETIRLQPVARTDAAIYACRLLTEDEALLSAPVVLSVLYAPDPPKLSALLDVSQGHMAVFICTVDSHPPAHLSLFREEHLLATNLEPQRPSHGRIQAKATANSLQLEVRELGLEDSGNYHCEATNVLGSANSSLFFQVRGAWVQVSPSPELQEGQAVVLSCQVPTGIPEGTSYQWYQDGRPLLSSTSSTLRIAAISLRQAGAYHCQAQAPDTATASLAAPVSLHVSYTPRQATLSALLGTGPTRLSLLVCNVHSDPPAQLRLFHRNRLVASTQQGSEELASSDPRLRVTVSTNELRLEINFTGLEDDGPYTCEATNTLGQASATADFDAQAVRVLVWPNATVQEGQQVNLTCLVWTANQTPLSYTWYKGGQQLPGARSISMPNVTVIDATSYRCGVGLPGQAPHLSRPVTLDVLYAPRSLRLTYLLETQARQLALVLCTVDSRPPAQLALSHGRRLLTSSFEASVPNTLRLELRDPRPSDEGLYSCSAHSPLGKVNTSLELRLEGVRVKMAPSATVSEGEPVTVTCEDPAALPPTLYAWFHNGRWLQEGPASSLQFLATTRAHAGAYFCQVHDTQGTRGSRPATLQVLYAPRDAVLSSFRDSRARLMVVIQCTVDSEPPAELVLSHNGKVLAASHELPSSASRTGHIQVARNALRLQVQGMTGGDDSVYVCTARNALGSISTTQKLPGESDIHVAAEPGLDVPEGIALNLSCHLPGGAKPMDNSTITWFWNRHPLRTQPVPTLSFTHVSRAQAGLYHCRAELPTGVTTSAPVMLRVLYPPKTPTLTVFEESQRGLQGILDCRVDSEPPASLTLHLGSQLIASNQPQDVPTEPHVHFVSRNALRLDIEELGASTQGEYVCTASNILGSASASASFGTRALHRLQLFQRLLWVLGFLAGFLCLLLGLGAWHTWRRRHSHKMNVNENSAEMTTHKDTLQMTSS; the protein is encoded by the exons ATGTGTGTGCTGTTCCCACTGCTCCTGCTGGCCTCTGTCTTCTCAGCAG GCCAGACCACTTGGGGTGTCTCCAGTCCCAAGGATGTGCAGGGTTTGAAGGGGTCTTGCCTGCTCATCCCCTGCATCTTCAGCTTCCCGGCCAGTGTAGAGGTGCCTGATGGCATCACAGCCATCTGGTACTACGACTACTCAGGCAAGCGGCAGGTGGTGAGCCACTCGAGGGACCCCACACAGGTGGAGGAGCGCTTCAGGGGCCGCGCTGAGCTAATGGGGAACATGGATCACAAGGTGTGCAACCTATTACTCAAAGACCTGCAGCTTGAGGACTCCGGCAACTACAACTTCCGCTTTGAGATCAGTGATGTCAACCGCTGGTCAGATGTCAGAGGCACCAAGGTCACCGTGACAA AGGACCCCAGCGCTCCCACTATTACGACCCCAAAGGAGCTGCGTGAAGGCATGGAGGCCAACCTCAACTGTTCTACGCCCTACATGTGCCTACAGGAGAAGGCCAGCCTGCGGTGGGAAGGCCAGGACCCTTCTCATTCTGTGATCTTAAGTCACCAGAGCCTTGAGCCCACTGGCGTCAGTCACCAGGAGACCCTGCATATGCCCCTATCCTGGCAGGACCACGGCCGGGCCCTACGCTGTCGGTTCTCACTGGCCAGGCTCAGCAGTCAGAAAGAGGTCTACCTCCAAGTGCAGC ATGCCCCCAAAGGTGTGGAGATCCTCCTCAGCTCCTCAGGAAAGAATATCCTTCCAGGGGATCTAGTTACACTCACCTGTCAAGTGAACAGCAGTTATCCTGACGTCAGCTCTGTGCTGTGGACCAAGGATGGAGAGAGCCTCCCAGCCGGTGGCCGTGTGCTGCGGCTCTCCTCAGCAGCCTGGAATGATTCTGGGGTCTACACCTGCCAAGCAACAAATAATGTGGGCTCTATGGTTTCACCCCCAGTCAGCCTTCATGTTTTTA TGGTTGAGGTCAAGATGAGCCCGGCAGGGCCCATCTTGGAAAACGAGACAGTGACACTGGTCTGCACCAGCCCCAAAGAGGCACCCCAGGAGCTACGCTACAGCTGGTACAAGAACAACATTCTCCTGGAAGATGCCCACTCTCCCACCTTACACCTGCCTGCCGTCACCAGGGCCAACACCGGCTTCTATTTCTGTGAGGTGCAGAACACCCAGGGCCGTGAGCGCTCCGGCCCCGTGAGTGTGGTGGTCAGAT ATCCACCCCTTGCTCCAGTCTTGACTACTTTCCTGGAGACACAGGCTGGGCTCGTGGGCATCTTCCATTGCTCTGTGGTCAGTGAGCCCCTGGCCACACTGGTGCTCTCACACGGAGGCCTCACGCTGGCCTCCAGCTCCGGAGAAAATGACTTCAATCCTCGCTTCAGCATTTCCTCCACCCCCAACTCCCTGCGCCTAGAGATCCGAGACTTGCAGCCCACTGACAGTGGGGACTACGCATGTGCAGCCACCAACTCCCTTGGAAGCGCAACTTCCAGCCTGCACTTCCATGCTAACG TGGCCCGGCTCCTCATCAGTCCTTCAGCGCAGGTGGTGGAAGGGCAAGCTGTGACTCTGAGCTGCAGGAGTGGCCTGAGCCCAGCATCTGACACTCGCTTCTCCTGGTACCTGAACGGAGCGCTACTTCTCCAGGGATCCAGCAGCGACCTTTTGCTTCCTGCAGCCTCCAGCACTGATGCTGGCTCATACTACTGTGTGGCACAGACTGGCCCCAGCACCAGCGGCCCCTCCCAGCCTGCCGTCCTCACTGTGCTTT accctccaagaaagcccacatTCACTGCCAGGCTGGATTTGGATACCTCTGGTGTTGGGGCTACACGGCGTGGCCTCCTCTTGTGTCATGTAGACAGTGACCCCCCAGCTCGTCTGCAGCTTCTCCACAAGGGCCATGTTGTGGCCACTTCTCTTCCATCGAGGTGTGGGAGCCGCTCCTCACGCACAAAGGTCCGCAGAGCCTCCAACTCACTGCGTGTGGAGATCCAGAACCCAGGATTAGAGGACGAGGGCGTGTACCTGTGCGAGGCTAGCAACACACTGGGCAattcctctgcctcagccacctTCGATGCTAAGG CCACTGTCCTGGTCATCTCGCCGTCGGACACACTGCATGAGGGCACAGAGGGCAACCTAACTTGCAACGTGAGCCAGGAAGTTTCTGTCAGCCCTGCCAACTTCTCCTGGTTCCGGAATGGGGTGCTGTGGACCGAGGGACCACTGGAGACTATAAGGCTGCAGCCCGTGGCCAGAACCGACGCTGCCATCTACGCCTGCCGCCTTCTCACTGAGGACGAGGCTCTGCTCTCAGCTCCTGTGGTCCTAAGTGTGCTGT ATGCCCCAGACCCTCCAAAGCTGTCAGCTCTCCTGGATGTGAGTCAGGGCCACATGGCTGTGTTTATCTGCACTGTGGACAGCCATCCCCCGGCTCACCTGTCTCTATTCCGTGAGGAGCATCTCCTGGCCACCAACTTGGAACCCCAGCGTCCCTCCCATGGCAGAATCCAGGCCAAGGCCACAGCCAACTCTCTGCAACTAGAGGTTCGAGAACTAGGTCTTGAGGACTCTGGAAACTACCACTGCGAGGCCACAAATGTTCTCGGATCAGCCAACAGTTCACTCTTCTTCCAGGTCAGAG GAGCCTGGGTCCAGGTTTCCCCATCACCTGAGCTCCAGGAGGGCCAGGCTGTGGTCCTGAGCTGCCAGGTACCCACAGGGATCCCCGAGGGGACCTCCTACCAGTGGTATCAGGATGGCCGGCCTCTCCTAAGTTCAACCTCATCTACACTCCGCATTGCGGCCATAAGTCTGAGGCAAGCTGGTGCCTACCACTGCCAAGCTCAGGCTCCAGACACAGCTACCGCCAGCCTGGCTGCTCCTGTCAGCCTCCATGTATCCT ACACCCCACGCCAGGCCACGCTCAGTGCCCTGCTAGGCACAGGCCCTACGCGACTCAGCCTTCTGGTCTGCAATGTCCACAGCGACCCTCCAGCTCAGCTGCGGCTCTTTCACCGGAACCGCCTCGTGGCCTCGACCCAACAAGGCTCAGAGGAACTGGCGAGCAGTGATCCCCGGCTGCGTGTGACTGTGAGCACCAATGAACTGCGTCTGGAGATCAACTTTACGGGGCTGGAGGATGATGGCCCCTACACCTGTGAGGCCACCAACACGCTGGGTCAGGCCTCCGCTACAGCCGACTTCGATGCCCAGG ctGTGCGTGTGCTGGTGTGGCCCAATGCCACTGTGCAGGAGGGTCAGCAGGTCAACCTGACCTGCTTGGTGTGGACGGCCAATCAGACCCCGCTCAGCTACACATGGTACAAGGGTGGACAACAACTCCCCGGTGCCCGTTCCATCTCCATGCCCAATGTCACAGTCATAGATGCCACCTCCTACCGCTGTGGTGTGGGACTCCCTGGCCAGGCAcctcatctctccagacctgtcACCCTGGATGTCCTCT ATGCCCCCCGAAGCCTGCGACTGACCTACCTCCTAGAGACTCAGGCCAGGCAGCTGGCCCTGGTGCTATGTACTGTGGATAGTCGCCCACCCGCCCAGCTAGCTCTCAGCCATGGCAGGCGCCTTCTAACCTCTTCATTTGAAGCCTCTGTCCCCAACACCCTGCGCCTAGAACTTCGGGACCCAAGGCCTAGCGATGAGGGTCTCTATAGCTGCTCTGCCCACAGCCCATTGGGCAAGGTCAACACCTCCCTGGAGCTTCGCCTAGAAG GTGTCCGAGTGAAGATGGCTCCTTCTGCTACTGTGTCCGAAGGGGAGCCTGTCACAGTGACCTGCGAGGACCCCGCtgccctcccacccaccctctaTGCCTGGTTTCACAATGGTCGTTGGCTTCAGGAGGGGCCAGCTTCCTCACTCCAGTTTCTGGCAACTACACGGGCTCACGCAGGCGCCTACTTTTGCCAGGTGCACGACACTCAGGGCACACGCGGCTCCCGACCTGCCACCCTGCAAGTTCTCT ATGCCCCTCGGGAtgctgtcctgtcttcctttcgGGACTCGAGGGCCAGGCTCATGGTCGTGATACAGTGCACTGTGGACAGCGAACCACCTGCTGAGCTGGTCCTATCCCACAACGGCAAGGTGCTAGCTGCCAGCCATGAGCTTCCCAGCTCCGCATCACGGACAGGCCACATCCAGGTGGCCCGAAATGCTCTTCGACTGCAGGTGCAAGGCATGACCGGAGGTGATGACAGTGTCTATGTCTGTACAGCCCGAAATGCACTGGGCTCTATCAGTACGACGCAGAAGCTCCCGGGGGAGAGTG ATATACATGTGGCAGCTGAGCCAGGCTTGGACGTGCCAGAGGGCATAGCCCTAAACCTAAGCTGCCACCTCCCTGGTGGTGCCAAGCCCATGGACAACTCTACCATCACATGGTTCTGGAATCGCCATCCGCTACGTACACAACCTGTGCCCACCCTCTCCTTCACCCATGTGTCCCGGGCTCAGGCTGGGCTGTACCATTGCAGGGCTGAACTCCCCACTGGGGTCACTACCTCTGCTCCTGTCATGCTCCGTGTCCTCT ATCCTCCCAAGACGCCCACTCTGACAGTGTTTGAGGAGTCTCAGCGTGGCCTCCAGGGCATCCTCGACTGTCGAGTGGACAGTGAGCCCCCAGCCAGCCTCACCCTCCACCTGGGCAGTCAACTCATAGCCTCCAACCAACCTCAGGATGTTCCCACCGAACCCCACGTTCATTTTGTCTCCCGGAATGCATTGAGACTGGACATAGAGGAGCTCGGAGCCAGCACTCAGGGGGAGTATGTGTGCACTGCCTCCAACATCCTgggctctgcctcagcctcagcctcctttgGGACCAGAG CTCTGCACCGGCTGCAGCTGTTCCAGCGGCTgctctgggttctgggatttCTGGCAGGCTTCCTGTGCCTGCTGCTGGGCCTGGGAGCCTGGCACACCTGGAG AAGGAGGCATTCTCATAAGATGAACGTGAACGAGAACTCGGCAGAGATGACCACCCATAAAGACACTCTGCAG ATGACCTCTTCCTAG
- the Siglec1 gene encoding sialoadhesin isoform X1 — protein sequence MCVLFPLLLLASVFSAGQTTWGVSSPKDVQGLKGSCLLIPCIFSFPASVEVPDGITAIWYYDYSGKRQVVSHSRDPTQVEERFRGRAELMGNMDHKVCNLLLKDLQLEDSGNYNFRFEISDVNRWSDVRGTKVTVTKDPSAPTITTPKELREGMEANLNCSTPYMCLQEKASLRWEGQDPSHSVILSHQSLEPTGVSHQETLHMPLSWQDHGRALRCRFSLARLSSQKEVYLQVQHAPKGVEILLSSSGKNILPGDLVTLTCQVNSSYPDVSSVLWTKDGESLPAGGRVLRLSSAAWNDSGVYTCQATNNVGSMVSPPVSLHVFMVEVKMSPAGPILENETVTLVCTSPKEAPQELRYSWYKNNILLEDAHSPTLHLPAVTRANTGFYFCEVQNTQGRERSGPVSVVVRYPPLAPVLTTFLETQAGLVGIFHCSVVSEPLATLVLSHGGLTLASSSGENDFNPRFSISSTPNSLRLEIRDLQPTDSGDYACAATNSLGSATSSLHFHANVARLLISPSAQVVEGQAVTLSCRSGLSPASDTRFSWYLNGALLLQGSSSDLLLPAASSTDAGSYYCVAQTGPSTSGPSQPAVLTVLYPPRKPTFTARLDLDTSGVGATRRGLLLCHVDSDPPARLQLLHKGHVVATSLPSRCGSRSSRTKVRRASNSLRVEIQNPGLEDEGVYLCEASNTLGNSSASATFDAKATVLVISPSDTLHEGTEGNLTCNVSQEVSVSPANFSWFRNGVLWTEGPLETIRLQPVARTDAAIYACRLLTEDEALLSAPVVLSVLYAPDPPKLSALLDVSQGHMAVFICTVDSHPPAHLSLFREEHLLATNLEPQRPSHGRIQAKATANSLQLEVRELGLEDSGNYHCEATNVLGSANSSLFFQVRGAWVQVSPSPELQEGQAVVLSCQVPTGIPEGTSYQWYQDGRPLLSSTSSTLRIAAISLRQAGAYHCQAQAPDTATASLAAPVSLHVSYTPRQATLSALLGTGPTRLSLLVCNVHSDPPAQLRLFHRNRLVASTQQGSEELASSDPRLRVTVSTNELRLEINFTGLEDDGPYTCEATNTLGQASATADFDAQAVRVLVWPNATVQEGQQVNLTCLVWTANQTPLSYTWYKGGQQLPGARSISMPNVTVIDATSYRCGVGLPGQAPHLSRPVTLDVLYAPRSLRLTYLLETQARQLALVLCTVDSRPPAQLALSHGRRLLTSSFEASVPNTLRLELRDPRPSDEGLYSCSAHSPLGKVNTSLELRLEGVRVKMAPSATVSEGEPVTVTCEDPAALPPTLYAWFHNGRWLQEGPASSLQFLATTRAHAGAYFCQVHDTQGTRGSRPATLQVLYAPRDAVLSSFRDSRARLMVVIQCTVDSEPPAELVLSHNGKVLAASHELPSSASRTGHIQVARNALRLQVQGMTGGDDSVYVCTARNALGSISTTQKLPGESDIHVAAEPGLDVPEGIALNLSCHLPGGAKPMDNSTITWFWNRHPLRTQPVPTLSFTHVSRAQAGLYHCRAELPTGVTTSAPVMLRVLYPPKTPTLTVFEESQRGLQGILDCRVDSEPPASLTLHLGSQLIASNQPQDVPTEPHVHFVSRNALRLDIEELGASTQGEYVCTASNILGSASASASFGTRALHRLQLFQRLLWVLGFLAGFLCLLLGLGAWHTWRRRHSHKMNVNENSAEMTTHKDTLQLLGLDTTTHETSSSVTPLS from the exons ATGTGTGTGCTGTTCCCACTGCTCCTGCTGGCCTCTGTCTTCTCAGCAG GCCAGACCACTTGGGGTGTCTCCAGTCCCAAGGATGTGCAGGGTTTGAAGGGGTCTTGCCTGCTCATCCCCTGCATCTTCAGCTTCCCGGCCAGTGTAGAGGTGCCTGATGGCATCACAGCCATCTGGTACTACGACTACTCAGGCAAGCGGCAGGTGGTGAGCCACTCGAGGGACCCCACACAGGTGGAGGAGCGCTTCAGGGGCCGCGCTGAGCTAATGGGGAACATGGATCACAAGGTGTGCAACCTATTACTCAAAGACCTGCAGCTTGAGGACTCCGGCAACTACAACTTCCGCTTTGAGATCAGTGATGTCAACCGCTGGTCAGATGTCAGAGGCACCAAGGTCACCGTGACAA AGGACCCCAGCGCTCCCACTATTACGACCCCAAAGGAGCTGCGTGAAGGCATGGAGGCCAACCTCAACTGTTCTACGCCCTACATGTGCCTACAGGAGAAGGCCAGCCTGCGGTGGGAAGGCCAGGACCCTTCTCATTCTGTGATCTTAAGTCACCAGAGCCTTGAGCCCACTGGCGTCAGTCACCAGGAGACCCTGCATATGCCCCTATCCTGGCAGGACCACGGCCGGGCCCTACGCTGTCGGTTCTCACTGGCCAGGCTCAGCAGTCAGAAAGAGGTCTACCTCCAAGTGCAGC ATGCCCCCAAAGGTGTGGAGATCCTCCTCAGCTCCTCAGGAAAGAATATCCTTCCAGGGGATCTAGTTACACTCACCTGTCAAGTGAACAGCAGTTATCCTGACGTCAGCTCTGTGCTGTGGACCAAGGATGGAGAGAGCCTCCCAGCCGGTGGCCGTGTGCTGCGGCTCTCCTCAGCAGCCTGGAATGATTCTGGGGTCTACACCTGCCAAGCAACAAATAATGTGGGCTCTATGGTTTCACCCCCAGTCAGCCTTCATGTTTTTA TGGTTGAGGTCAAGATGAGCCCGGCAGGGCCCATCTTGGAAAACGAGACAGTGACACTGGTCTGCACCAGCCCCAAAGAGGCACCCCAGGAGCTACGCTACAGCTGGTACAAGAACAACATTCTCCTGGAAGATGCCCACTCTCCCACCTTACACCTGCCTGCCGTCACCAGGGCCAACACCGGCTTCTATTTCTGTGAGGTGCAGAACACCCAGGGCCGTGAGCGCTCCGGCCCCGTGAGTGTGGTGGTCAGAT ATCCACCCCTTGCTCCAGTCTTGACTACTTTCCTGGAGACACAGGCTGGGCTCGTGGGCATCTTCCATTGCTCTGTGGTCAGTGAGCCCCTGGCCACACTGGTGCTCTCACACGGAGGCCTCACGCTGGCCTCCAGCTCCGGAGAAAATGACTTCAATCCTCGCTTCAGCATTTCCTCCACCCCCAACTCCCTGCGCCTAGAGATCCGAGACTTGCAGCCCACTGACAGTGGGGACTACGCATGTGCAGCCACCAACTCCCTTGGAAGCGCAACTTCCAGCCTGCACTTCCATGCTAACG TGGCCCGGCTCCTCATCAGTCCTTCAGCGCAGGTGGTGGAAGGGCAAGCTGTGACTCTGAGCTGCAGGAGTGGCCTGAGCCCAGCATCTGACACTCGCTTCTCCTGGTACCTGAACGGAGCGCTACTTCTCCAGGGATCCAGCAGCGACCTTTTGCTTCCTGCAGCCTCCAGCACTGATGCTGGCTCATACTACTGTGTGGCACAGACTGGCCCCAGCACCAGCGGCCCCTCCCAGCCTGCCGTCCTCACTGTGCTTT accctccaagaaagcccacatTCACTGCCAGGCTGGATTTGGATACCTCTGGTGTTGGGGCTACACGGCGTGGCCTCCTCTTGTGTCATGTAGACAGTGACCCCCCAGCTCGTCTGCAGCTTCTCCACAAGGGCCATGTTGTGGCCACTTCTCTTCCATCGAGGTGTGGGAGCCGCTCCTCACGCACAAAGGTCCGCAGAGCCTCCAACTCACTGCGTGTGGAGATCCAGAACCCAGGATTAGAGGACGAGGGCGTGTACCTGTGCGAGGCTAGCAACACACTGGGCAattcctctgcctcagccacctTCGATGCTAAGG CCACTGTCCTGGTCATCTCGCCGTCGGACACACTGCATGAGGGCACAGAGGGCAACCTAACTTGCAACGTGAGCCAGGAAGTTTCTGTCAGCCCTGCCAACTTCTCCTGGTTCCGGAATGGGGTGCTGTGGACCGAGGGACCACTGGAGACTATAAGGCTGCAGCCCGTGGCCAGAACCGACGCTGCCATCTACGCCTGCCGCCTTCTCACTGAGGACGAGGCTCTGCTCTCAGCTCCTGTGGTCCTAAGTGTGCTGT ATGCCCCAGACCCTCCAAAGCTGTCAGCTCTCCTGGATGTGAGTCAGGGCCACATGGCTGTGTTTATCTGCACTGTGGACAGCCATCCCCCGGCTCACCTGTCTCTATTCCGTGAGGAGCATCTCCTGGCCACCAACTTGGAACCCCAGCGTCCCTCCCATGGCAGAATCCAGGCCAAGGCCACAGCCAACTCTCTGCAACTAGAGGTTCGAGAACTAGGTCTTGAGGACTCTGGAAACTACCACTGCGAGGCCACAAATGTTCTCGGATCAGCCAACAGTTCACTCTTCTTCCAGGTCAGAG GAGCCTGGGTCCAGGTTTCCCCATCACCTGAGCTCCAGGAGGGCCAGGCTGTGGTCCTGAGCTGCCAGGTACCCACAGGGATCCCCGAGGGGACCTCCTACCAGTGGTATCAGGATGGCCGGCCTCTCCTAAGTTCAACCTCATCTACACTCCGCATTGCGGCCATAAGTCTGAGGCAAGCTGGTGCCTACCACTGCCAAGCTCAGGCTCCAGACACAGCTACCGCCAGCCTGGCTGCTCCTGTCAGCCTCCATGTATCCT ACACCCCACGCCAGGCCACGCTCAGTGCCCTGCTAGGCACAGGCCCTACGCGACTCAGCCTTCTGGTCTGCAATGTCCACAGCGACCCTCCAGCTCAGCTGCGGCTCTTTCACCGGAACCGCCTCGTGGCCTCGACCCAACAAGGCTCAGAGGAACTGGCGAGCAGTGATCCCCGGCTGCGTGTGACTGTGAGCACCAATGAACTGCGTCTGGAGATCAACTTTACGGGGCTGGAGGATGATGGCCCCTACACCTGTGAGGCCACCAACACGCTGGGTCAGGCCTCCGCTACAGCCGACTTCGATGCCCAGG ctGTGCGTGTGCTGGTGTGGCCCAATGCCACTGTGCAGGAGGGTCAGCAGGTCAACCTGACCTGCTTGGTGTGGACGGCCAATCAGACCCCGCTCAGCTACACATGGTACAAGGGTGGACAACAACTCCCCGGTGCCCGTTCCATCTCCATGCCCAATGTCACAGTCATAGATGCCACCTCCTACCGCTGTGGTGTGGGACTCCCTGGCCAGGCAcctcatctctccagacctgtcACCCTGGATGTCCTCT ATGCCCCCCGAAGCCTGCGACTGACCTACCTCCTAGAGACTCAGGCCAGGCAGCTGGCCCTGGTGCTATGTACTGTGGATAGTCGCCCACCCGCCCAGCTAGCTCTCAGCCATGGCAGGCGCCTTCTAACCTCTTCATTTGAAGCCTCTGTCCCCAACACCCTGCGCCTAGAACTTCGGGACCCAAGGCCTAGCGATGAGGGTCTCTATAGCTGCTCTGCCCACAGCCCATTGGGCAAGGTCAACACCTCCCTGGAGCTTCGCCTAGAAG GTGTCCGAGTGAAGATGGCTCCTTCTGCTACTGTGTCCGAAGGGGAGCCTGTCACAGTGACCTGCGAGGACCCCGCtgccctcccacccaccctctaTGCCTGGTTTCACAATGGTCGTTGGCTTCAGGAGGGGCCAGCTTCCTCACTCCAGTTTCTGGCAACTACACGGGCTCACGCAGGCGCCTACTTTTGCCAGGTGCACGACACTCAGGGCACACGCGGCTCCCGACCTGCCACCCTGCAAGTTCTCT ATGCCCCTCGGGAtgctgtcctgtcttcctttcgGGACTCGAGGGCCAGGCTCATGGTCGTGATACAGTGCACTGTGGACAGCGAACCACCTGCTGAGCTGGTCCTATCCCACAACGGCAAGGTGCTAGCTGCCAGCCATGAGCTTCCCAGCTCCGCATCACGGACAGGCCACATCCAGGTGGCCCGAAATGCTCTTCGACTGCAGGTGCAAGGCATGACCGGAGGTGATGACAGTGTCTATGTCTGTACAGCCCGAAATGCACTGGGCTCTATCAGTACGACGCAGAAGCTCCCGGGGGAGAGTG ATATACATGTGGCAGCTGAGCCAGGCTTGGACGTGCCAGAGGGCATAGCCCTAAACCTAAGCTGCCACCTCCCTGGTGGTGCCAAGCCCATGGACAACTCTACCATCACATGGTTCTGGAATCGCCATCCGCTACGTACACAACCTGTGCCCACCCTCTCCTTCACCCATGTGTCCCGGGCTCAGGCTGGGCTGTACCATTGCAGGGCTGAACTCCCCACTGGGGTCACTACCTCTGCTCCTGTCATGCTCCGTGTCCTCT ATCCTCCCAAGACGCCCACTCTGACAGTGTTTGAGGAGTCTCAGCGTGGCCTCCAGGGCATCCTCGACTGTCGAGTGGACAGTGAGCCCCCAGCCAGCCTCACCCTCCACCTGGGCAGTCAACTCATAGCCTCCAACCAACCTCAGGATGTTCCCACCGAACCCCACGTTCATTTTGTCTCCCGGAATGCATTGAGACTGGACATAGAGGAGCTCGGAGCCAGCACTCAGGGGGAGTATGTGTGCACTGCCTCCAACATCCTgggctctgcctcagcctcagcctcctttgGGACCAGAG CTCTGCACCGGCTGCAGCTGTTCCAGCGGCTgctctgggttctgggatttCTGGCAGGCTTCCTGTGCCTGCTGCTGGGCCTGGGAGCCTGGCACACCTGGAG AAGGAGGCATTCTCATAAGATGAACGTGAACGAGAACTCGGCAGAGATGACCACCCATAAAGACACTCTGCAG CTCCTAGGACTGGATACAACCACACATGAGACATCATCTTCTGTCACACCCCTGAGCTGA